A genomic segment from Arcobacter acticola encodes:
- a CDS encoding phosphatidylserine decarboxylase — translation MHITNLISQYFGKFARKEFPSFLQEIINASYVKLMKLNMSEFKNAKHYKSLNALFTRELVIKREIDESTDVIISPTDSLITECGKLNDDIALQIKGMSYSVEELLTYYCTSNFEKVKNGSFMNFYLSPKDYHRYHAACDFKLKKLIHVPGKLYPVNLKYLNKEFELFVQNERVILECENNGKIFYMVFVGALNVGQMVFEFEDRVETNTDAKEIKVYEYDNIEIAKGDCLGYFKMGSTVVMIWEEDSVEIENLLNQDVRFGQKIAKIL, via the coding sequence ATGCACATTACAAATCTAATTTCTCAATACTTTGGTAAATTCGCTAGAAAAGAATTCCCATCTTTTTTACAAGAAATTATAAATGCATCATATGTAAAATTAATGAAATTAAATATGAGTGAGTTTAAAAATGCAAAGCATTATAAATCTTTAAATGCGCTATTTACAAGAGAATTAGTTATAAAAAGAGAAATAGATGAGTCAACAGATGTAATTATTTCACCAACAGATAGTTTAATTACAGAGTGTGGAAAATTAAATGATGATATTGCATTACAAATAAAAGGTATGAGTTATAGTGTTGAAGAATTACTTACATACTATTGTACTTCGAACTTTGAGAAAGTAAAAAATGGTTCATTTATGAACTTTTATTTATCACCAAAAGATTATCATAGATATCATGCAGCCTGTGATTTTAAATTAAAAAAGTTAATTCATGTTCCAGGAAAACTTTATCCTGTAAATTTAAAATATTTAAATAAAGAGTTTGAACTTTTTGTTCAAAATGAAAGAGTTATTTTAGAGTGTGAAAATAATGGAAAAATCTTTTATATGGTTTTTGTGGGTGCTTTAAATGTTGGTCAAATGGTGTTTGAATTTGAAGATAGAGTTGAGACAAACACAGATGCAAAAGAAATAAAAGTTTATGAATATGATAATATTGAAATAGCTAAGGGTGATTGCTTAGGTTATTTTAAAATGGGTTCAACAGTAGTTATGATTTGGGAAGAAGATTCTGTAGAAATAGAGAATCTATTAAATCAAGATGTAAGATTTGGACAAAAGATTGCTAAAATTTTGTAA
- the mltA gene encoding murein transglycosylase A, whose translation MKNSILILLFSIFFIFGCSNKNEVKKTEVLAKIDFEEIESSNRLDLSNFYEIEGFFEDDLDYALDVFKKDCNRSKRYDLFKDICHKAQFETDGRKFFIINFQAYKLYDSKSSDEGIITGYYEPLLYGSLTKTKRYKYPVYKIPKNLIVSDDPKLKDYKLRGKIIGNKIVPYDTRKQIEANPNNPNLEVIAYVDDKYDLFSLHVQGSGRIQLEDGNIINVGYGQQNGWPFTGIGNYMLEKGYVTRNEMSIQGIKNFFIKNPSKTDEILNINDSYIFFRISKEGAAGSLGSVLTAQRNLAVDTDYIPLGMPVFLNTKNPVTKESINQLMVAADVGGAIKGEIRADFFWGFGDNAFEYAGRMKEKGKMFILMPKK comes from the coding sequence ATGAAAAATTCAATATTAATTCTTTTATTCTCTATATTTTTCATTTTTGGATGTTCAAATAAAAATGAAGTTAAAAAAACAGAAGTTTTAGCAAAAATAGATTTTGAAGAAATTGAGTCTTCAAATAGACTAGATCTTTCAAATTTTTATGAAATTGAAGGATTTTTTGAAGATGATTTAGATTATGCTTTAGATGTTTTTAAAAAGGATTGTAATAGATCTAAAAGATATGACCTTTTTAAAGATATTTGTCATAAAGCTCAATTTGAAACCGATGGAAGAAAATTCTTTATTATAAATTTCCAAGCATATAAACTTTATGATAGTAAATCAAGTGATGAGGGAATAATTACAGGATATTACGAACCACTTTTATATGGAAGTCTAACAAAAACTAAAAGATATAAATATCCAGTTTATAAGATTCCGAAGAATTTAATTGTTTCAGATGATCCAAAATTAAAAGATTATAAATTAAGAGGAAAAATTATTGGAAATAAAATAGTTCCTTATGATACAAGAAAACAAATAGAAGCAAATCCAAATAATCCAAATCTTGAAGTAATAGCTTATGTTGATGATAAATATGATTTGTTTTCTTTACATGTTCAAGGTTCAGGACGAATACAATTAGAAGATGGAAATATCATAAATGTAGGTTATGGACAGCAAAATGGTTGGCCATTTACTGGTATTGGAAATTATATGCTTGAAAAAGGATATGTTACTAGAAATGAAATGTCAATTCAAGGAATTAAAAACTTTTTTATAAAAAATCCTTCAAAAACAGATGAAATCTTAAATATAAATGATAGCTATATCTTTTTTAGAATTTCAAAAGAGGGTGCTGCAGGAAGTTTAGGAAGTGTCTTAACAGCTCAAAGAAATTTAGCAGTAGATACAGATTATATACCTCTTGGAATGCCAGTATTTTTAAATACAAAGAATCCAGTAACAAAAGAATCGATAAATCAATTAATGGTGGCTGCTGATGTTGGTGGAGCAATAAAAGGTGAAATTAGAGCAGATTTCTTTTGGGGATTTGGAGACAATGCATTTGAATATGCAGGAAGAATGAAAGAAAAAGGAAAAATGTTTATATTAATGCCTAAAAAATAG
- the dnaK gene encoding molecular chaperone DnaK, which yields MSKVIGIDLGTTNSCIAVYEGGEAKIIPNKEGKNTTPSIVAFTDKGEVLVGDPAKRQAITNPEKTIYSIKRIMGLMMDEPNAKEAQSKVGYKIVDRSGAAAVEIGGKVYTPQEISAKILGKLKADAEEYLGQPVNDAVITVPAYFNDAQRKATQEAGTIAGLNVLRIINEPTAASLAYGLEKKGEEKVLVYDLGGGTFDVTVLEIGDGTFEVLSTDGNAFLGGDDFDNRIIDWLAKEFKDENGFDVKNDKMALQRLKDAAENAKKELSSAESTEINLPFISMGSAGPVHLVKSLTRAKFESMTEDLINETLEHIKTALKDAGLKKEEIQEIIMVGGSTRLPKANKVVRDFFGKDLNKGVNPDEVVAAGAAVQAGVLKGDVKDVLLLDVTPLSLGIETLGGVMTKLIEKGTTIPVKKSQVFSTAEDNQPAVSIHVSQGEREFARDNKSLGMFELSDIPAARRGVPQIEVTFDIDANGVLNVSAKDKGTGKENKITISGSSGLSDDEIEKMVQEAEANKETDAKKKAVIEMRNQADGLLHSTKKTLEENEDAVSEDEKKAIIDAAADLEETLKDDNATKEQIEEKVKALTEKSHKLAEAMYKKEGGDQAGAQPNQKAKKDDDDVIDAEVE from the coding sequence ATGAGTAAAGTAATTGGAATAGATTTAGGAACAACAAATTCTTGTATCGCAGTTTATGAAGGTGGGGAAGCTAAAATTATCCCTAATAAAGAAGGTAAAAATACAACTCCTTCAATCGTTGCATTCACAGATAAAGGTGAAGTTTTAGTAGGTGATCCTGCAAAAAGACAAGCAATAACAAATCCAGAAAAAACTATTTATTCTATTAAAAGAATTATGGGTCTAATGATGGATGAGCCAAATGCAAAAGAAGCTCAATCAAAAGTTGGATACAAAATTGTAGATAGAAGTGGAGCAGCAGCAGTTGAAATTGGTGGAAAAGTTTATACACCTCAAGAAATTTCTGCAAAAATTTTAGGAAAATTAAAAGCTGATGCTGAAGAATATTTAGGTCAACCTGTAAATGACGCTGTTATTACAGTTCCTGCATACTTCAATGATGCACAAAGAAAAGCAACTCAAGAAGCTGGAACAATTGCTGGATTAAATGTATTAAGAATTATCAATGAGCCAACAGCTGCATCACTTGCATATGGTTTAGAAAAAAAAGGTGAAGAAAAAGTTCTTGTTTACGATTTAGGTGGAGGAACATTTGACGTTACTGTACTTGAAATCGGTGATGGAACATTTGAAGTTCTTTCAACTGATGGAAATGCATTCCTAGGTGGAGATGACTTTGATAATAGAATTATTGATTGGTTAGCAAAAGAGTTTAAAGACGAAAATGGTTTTGATGTTAAAAATGACAAAATGGCATTACAAAGATTAAAAGATGCTGCTGAAAATGCTAAAAAAGAGTTATCATCAGCTGAATCAACAGAAATCAACTTACCATTTATTTCAATGGGTTCAGCTGGTCCTGTTCACTTGGTAAAATCATTAACAAGAGCAAAATTTGAATCAATGACTGAAGATTTAATTAATGAAACTTTAGAGCACATTAAAACTGCACTAAAAGATGCTGGATTAAAAAAAGAAGAAATTCAAGAAATTATTATGGTTGGTGGATCAACAAGATTACCAAAAGCAAATAAAGTTGTTAGAGATTTCTTTGGAAAAGATTTAAATAAAGGTGTAAATCCTGATGAAGTAGTTGCTGCTGGAGCTGCAGTGCAAGCTGGAGTTTTAAAAGGTGATGTTAAAGATGTATTATTACTAGACGTTACTCCTTTATCACTTGGGATTGAAACTTTAGGTGGAGTTATGACTAAATTAATTGAAAAAGGAACTACAATTCCTGTTAAAAAATCTCAAGTATTTAGTACAGCTGAAGATAATCAACCTGCTGTTTCTATTCACGTTTCACAAGGTGAGCGAGAATTTGCAAGAGATAATAAATCTTTAGGTATGTTTGAACTTTCAGATATCCCAGCAGCAAGAAGAGGTGTACCTCAAATCGAAGTAACATTTGATATTGATGCTAATGGTGTTTTAAATGTATCTGCAAAAGATAAAGGTACTGGAAAAGAAAATAAAATTACAATTTCTGGTTCATCTGGGTTAAGTGATGATGAAATTGAAAAAATGGTACAAGAAGCAGAAGCAAATAAAGAAACTGATGCTAAGAAAAAAGCAGTAATTGAAATGAGAAATCAAGCTGATGGTCTTTTACATTCAACTAAAAAAACTTTAGAAGAAAATGAAGATGCTGTTTCAGAAGATGAGAAAAAAGCGATTATTGATGCTGCAGCTGATTTAGAAGAGACTTTAAAAGATGATAATGCTACAAAAGAGCAAATTGAAGAAAAAGTTAAAGCTTTAACTGAAAAATCTCATAAATTAGCAGAAGCTATGTATAAAAAAGAGGGTGGAGATCAAGCTGGTGCTCAACCAAATCAAAAAGCTAAAAAAGATGACGATGACGTTATCGACGCAGAAGTAGAGTAA
- the grpE gene encoding nucleotide exchange factor GrpE: protein MSEETKEQIIEEEIKQEETTCDSTEETVEKEESLEEKVARLEQQLKDSEDKYYRVHADFENIKKRLEKEKYQAIDFASEKFAKDLLAPIDSLEMALHSANAQLDAADLLVKLKEGIELTVKNFNTAFEKHNITKVETDGEFDPNVHNAVMKVDSENHETGQIVQELQKGYLLKDRLIRPAMVSISN from the coding sequence GTGAGTGAAGAAACAAAAGAACAAATAATAGAAGAAGAGATAAAACAAGAAGAAACAACTTGTGACTCAACAGAAGAGACTGTTGAAAAAGAAGAGAGTTTAGAAGAAAAAGTTGCAAGATTAGAGCAACAATTAAAAGATAGCGAAGATAAATATTATAGAGTTCATGCTGATTTTGAGAATATTAAAAAAAGACTAGAAAAAGAGAAATACCAAGCTATTGATTTTGCAAGTGAAAAATTTGCAAAAGATTTATTAGCTCCAATTGATTCACTTGAAATGGCACTACACTCTGCAAATGCACAGTTAGATGCAGCTGATTTATTAGTAAAATTAAAAGAAGGTATTGAATTAACAGTTAAAAATTTCAATACAGCATTTGAAAAGCATAATATTACAAAAGTAGAAACAGATGGTGAATTTGATCCAAATGTACACAATGCAGTAATGAAAGTAGATAGTGAAAATCATGAAACGGGACAAATAGTTCAAGAATTACAAAAAGGATACTTATTAAAAGATAGATTAATAAGACCTGCAATGGTTAGTATTTCTAACTAA